A region from the Malus domestica chromosome 07, GDT2T_hap1 genome encodes:
- the LOC103439388 gene encoding ras-related protein RABA3, with protein sequence MNQEMNGVEAELTAAERAESERVRKEISVMNGHERIDYVFKVVVIGDSAVGKTQILSRFTKNEFCFDSKSTIGVEFQTRTLTIQGKLIKAQIWDTAGQERYRAVTSAYYRGALGAMLVYDITKRRTFDHVARWVEELRTHADSSIVIMLIGNKADLGDERDVPTEDAVEFAEEQGLFFSETSAFSGDNVDTAFFRVFEEIYGVVSKKALECSNGIKSNGVDLKGAKIDIISGSDLEISEIKKLSACSC encoded by the exons atgaaccaagaaaTGAATGGGGTAGAGGCGGAGTTGACGGCTGCGGAGAGGGCGGAGAGTGAGAGGGTGAGGAAGGAGATTAGTGTTATGAATGGACATGAAAGGATAGATTATGTGTTCAAGGTGGTGGTGATTGGGGACTCGGCAGTTGGAAAGACTCAGATTCTGTCGAGGTTTACAAAGAATGAATTCTGCTTCGACTCCAAGTCCACAATTGGGGTGGAGTTCCAAACTAGGACTCTCACCATTCAAGGCAAACTCATCAAGGCTCAGATCTGGGATACTGCTGGCCAAGAAAG GTATAGGGCAGTTACAAGTGCATACTACCGGGGTGCATTAGGAGCAATGCTGGTGTACGACATCACCAAGAGGCGGACCTTTGATCATGTAGCTAGATGGGTTGAGGAGCTCCGGACCCACGCCGACAGTTCGATCGTGATCATGCTGATCGGGAACAAGGCCGATCTTGGGGACGAGAGGGATGTGCCCACAGAAGATGCAGTTGAGTTTGCTGAGGAGCAAGGGCTTTTCTTCTCAGAGACATCAGCCTTCAGTGGTGACAATGTGGACACTGCATTCTTTAGGGTTTTTGAGGAAATATATGGTGTGGTGTCTAAGAAGGCATTGGAATGTAGCAATGGGATAAAATCCAATGGGGTTGATCTTAAAGGGGCAAAAATTGATATTATTTCTGGGTCTGATTTGGAAATTAGTGAGATTAAAAAACTGTCTGCTTGCTCTTGTTAA